The Amycolatopsis japonica nucleotide sequence ACCTCGAGATCGCGCCGAACTGGGACGGCGAGGACTCGCTGTTCGACGTCGACGAGTTCGCCGACGTCGCACACTTTCCCAACCTGAAGTCGATGACCTTGCTCTTCACGGGTAACGAAGAGGCGCTGGAGTCGTTGCGTGCCCGCGGTATCGAGGCGGACTGGCTCTGATCGGCGACCTGCGGAGCTAAGCGGAGGAACCGCGGTCCCTTTTCGACTGCTTAGGCATCGGGAAGCGGTGCGCGGGACCTTGATCCCGGCGTGCGGAGGGCACGCCGGGATCAAGGAGGACAAATGCGCACTCTTCGGTTCGTTTCCGCCACTTTGGGGGCCGCCGCGATCGCGACGGCACTCGCCGCGGCACCCGCTTCGGCCGCGACGGAAGGGCCGGCCACGCTGCGCGCCGCCGGCATCGACGCGGCGAAGCTCGCTCCCGGATGGAAGGTCACCGGAGACCAGGTCGTCTGGAACGGTGGGGAGACCACTCTGTCGTTGTCGCCCAGCGCGGCCAGCAACTGCCAAGCGAACTTCGTGTGCCTGTACGAGCATCGCGACTTCGGCGGACGGCGGCTGCAGTTCCGGGACCCGGGGCTGAAGAATCTGGTCGACTACGGATTCAACGACCAGATGTCGTCCTGGCACAACCGACGCTCCGTCGACGCCCGCTGGTACTACAACATCGGCAGCGGGACCAGTCGCTGCATGCAGGCGAACTCGCAGTCGTCGTATGTCGGGAACGCCGACAACGACCAGGCGAGTTCGTTGAGAATTTACACGTCGGCCAGCGCCTGCTGAGCGAAGTGTTCCTTCGAATGCCGGACGCCGCCCCCGGATATTTCTGAGACTCTCGACTGGGGTGTCTCGTTTTACTGGGGGAGAAATCGGTGAAGGAAAAGAGTTTCTATTTCTATCGCCTGTTCGGTGAACCCGCGGCCGAGTGGCAGGGCACGGACCTGCCACTCGGCCCGCCACAGGCGCGCCGGGTGTTCGCGCTCCTGCTGATCGAGGCCGGCCGCCCGGTGCCGTCGGACCGGATCATCGACGAGCTGTGGGGCGAAACGCCACCGGTCTCGGCGAAAGTCCAGATCCAGGGGCTCATCTCGGGCCTGCGCCGCGCCTTGCGCTCGCCACGGGGCGACCAGCCGATCCTGACCAGGGGAGCGGCGTATCAGCTCGACGCGCGGCCGGAGGACACCGACGCCGGCCGGTTCATCTGCCTCGCCGCGCGGGGCCGCGAACTGCTGGCCCGCGACCGCCATCGTGAGGCCGCCCGGCACTTCCGGGACGCGCTCGAACTGTGGCGGGGGCCGGTACTGGCCGGGATCCCGGCCGCGGCGGAGGTCGTCGCGCGCTGGGAGGAGGAACGGCTTTCGCTGCTGGAGGACAAGGCCGAGGCCGAACTCGGGCTCGGCGAGCACGACCGGCTGGTGCCCGAACTCCGCGACCTGCTCACGGCCGCCCCGTTCCGGGAGCGGGTCTGCGGGCTGTTGATGACCGCGCTCGCGAGGGCGGGCCGCGTGGCGGAGGCACTCGACGTCTACGCCGGATGGCGACGCAGGCTGGTCGACGAACTCGGCGTCGAGCCGTCGCCGTCGATCCGCTCCCTGCAGTGCGAGATCCTGAGCGACGGCCAAGGCATGACGGCGCGCGAATATCCCGCGTACCAGGAACCCGCCGTGCCGAGCCAGCTGCCGCCGGGTATCCCGGACTTCGTCGGCAGGGACGCGCTGATCGCGGATCTGCTCGCGGAACTGCGGCGGGACGACGGCCGCGACACCCTGCCCGTGGTCCTGTTGACCGGCGCCGGCGGGATCGGGAAGTCCTCGCTCGCGATCAGGCTCGCGCATCAGGTCGCCGACGACTATCCCGACGGCAGGCTGTTCGCGGCCCTGCGCGGGACCACGGACGAGCCCAGGACTCCGGAGGCCGTGCTCACCGGATTCCTGCGCGCGTTCGGTGTTCCGGCCGACGGGATCCCGGCGGACGTCGACGACCGCGCCTGCCTCTTCCGCAGCCTGGTCCACGATCGCCGCGTGCTGCTCGTCCTCGACGACGCCGCCGGTGAGGCCCAGCTGCGGCCGTTGCTGCCCGCCGGTGGTGGCTGCGCGGTGATCGTCACGAGCCGGTTCGTGCTGGCCGGGCTCGAACTCGGCAGGCAGGTCCCGGTCGACGTCCTGTCGTTGGCGGACGCGGAAGCCCTTCTCGCCAAGCTCACCGATACCGACGAAGATCCCGTTGCCGCCCAACAGGTTCTCGAACACTGCGGCGGGCTCCCGCTGGCGTTGCGGATCGTCGGCAGCCGGATCGGCGACCGCACGGGCTGGCGGCTCGCCGACGTCGCGGGGGAGCTGGCGGTCGAACGGCGGCGGTTGGATTGGCTGTGCGCGGGGGATCTCGCCGTCCGCGGCAGCCTGTCCCTCGGCTATCAGCAGCTGGAGCCGGACCGGCAGCGGCTGTTCCGCAGGCTGGGTTTGCTGCCTCCGGCCGATTTCCCCGCCTGGGCGGCGGCGCTCGCCGACGACGGAGAGCCCGAAACGACGTCTCGCGCGCTGGAAGACCTGCGGCATCGGAACATGGTCCAGCCCGCCCCGCGTGCCACCGGCGCTCCTCGTTACCGGGTCCACGATCTCTTGCGCGCGTTCGCGGTCGAGGAGGTCGCCGTCGAACCGGAACAGGTCCGCGCGGAGGCGACCGAGCGAGTGCTCGGCGGCTGGCTCTGGCTCGCGGAGAAGGCCGCGGACCGGTTGTCCCGCAGCGTGTTGCGGCCGGAGCCCGGCACGGCCGTCCGGACCTCGCTCGACGAAGGACTGGTGGCCGAACCGCTTTCGTGGTTCCGGGACGAGGTTCCCGCGCTGGAGGCCGCGGTCTCGCACGCGGCGGACGCCGGGCTCGGCGAGCTCGCCTGGGAACTCGCCGTCGTGGCCGCGTCGTACTTCGACCACAGTGGACTGTACGCGGAATGGTCGCGGTGCCACCGATGCGCGCTGACCGCGGCGCGGGCGTCGGGATGCGCGCGCGGGGAAGCCGCCTTGCTGCGGGGAATCGGCCAGATCCACCTCTACCGCGACGATTTCCGGACGGCGCGCGAGGCGCTCACCGAATCTTGCCGGATCAGCGACCGGATCGGCGACCGGGCGGGGCGGGCCAGAGCGCTGACCGGGCTGTGCGTGCTCGCGCGGGCGGCCGGGCGGCCCGAGACCTCGCGCGCGACGGGGAGGCGGGCGCTGGCCCTCTTCCGCGAGATCGGGGACGTCCTCGGGATGGCGCACGCCCACACCTCGTACGCCGTCGCGAGCACGGATCTCGGTCTGCTCGACGAGGCGGAAGCGGAACTGGACGAGGCCGGGCGGCTTTGCGCCGAGCTGAACGATCCGCATCGCACGGCGCTCGTCCTGCGCAGGCGGGGAGAACTGCACCTTCGGCGCGGCGACCGGCGGGGCGCGATGTCGTGCCTGTGCCGCGCGCTCGAACTGCTCGACTCGCTATCCGACGAGATCTGCGCCTCGCGGGTCCGGCTGGATCTCGCGCGAATCCGTGCGAGATCCAGCGACCGGCCGCCGTCGGGGAAGGTCTTGATCAGGACCTAGACCAGCGTCCGGTCGGCAGCGCGGGAACCCGGCGCCCGCGGTGACCGGTCATCTCCTCGTTCGCGAACAGCGCGTTGAGCACCGCTTCCTCGGTCGCCTGCACGACGGCCTCGAAGAAGGGATCGAGCCTGCCCCACGGGACGAACCGCATGCTTTCGTACTCGGCCTCGTCCGTACGCGGGAACCGGCTGGTGAGCGCTCCCGGATTCGCCGTGCTGAACGCCAGGAAGAGGTCGCCGGAGAAGTGTGAACCCGCGGTTCCCGTGCGGGCGAGGCCGAGCGGGACCCGGCGGGCGAGCGACGTGCACTGGCCGGGCAGCAGGGGAGCGTCGGTGCCGATGATCACGATCACCGACCCGGCACCGGACGGCGCCGCCCAAGTCTCCTCCATCGGGTTGTCGGCACCGAGTTCCGCTCCGACGTGCTCGCCCGCGACGGTGAGCTCGCGGCGTGAGCCGAAGTTGGCCTGTACCAACGCTCCCACGGTGTACTCGTCGTCCCCGTAGGACACGACACGGGAGGCCGTACCGGTGCCGCCCTTGAAGCCGTAACAGGTCATCCCGGTGCCGCCGCCGACGGAGCCCTCACCGACCGGGCCCGGCCGCGCGGCGTCGATCGCGGCGATGGCGTGTCCACTGTGGATGGTCGGTGCGGTGCTGTCGTTCAGATAGCCGTCCCAGGTCTCGGCGACCACCGGCAGCAGCCATTCCGCGGCCACGTCGGGCCGCTCGCGGACGACCCAGTCGATCGTGCCGCGGTGGCACGCGCCGACGGCGTGCGTCGAGGTGATCAGCACCGGCAGGGTCAGCGACCCGGTCTCGGCCAGCCACGCGGTGCCGGTCATCTCGCCGTTGCCGTTGAGGGCGTACGTCCCGGCCGCGCACGGCACGGCGAAGTCCTCGCGTCCGCGCGGCAGGACGGCGGTGACGCCGGTGCGCACCGACTCGCCCTCGACGAGGGTCGTGAAACCGATCTCGACACCGGGGACGTCGGTGAGCGCGTTGTGCTCGCCGGTCCGGCCGGGCAGCGGGACACCCAGGTCGCGGGCGCGGGTCATGGACGGTCCTC carries:
- a CDS encoding AfsR/SARP family transcriptional regulator codes for the protein MKEKSFYFYRLFGEPAAEWQGTDLPLGPPQARRVFALLLIEAGRPVPSDRIIDELWGETPPVSAKVQIQGLISGLRRALRSPRGDQPILTRGAAYQLDARPEDTDAGRFICLAARGRELLARDRHREAARHFRDALELWRGPVLAGIPAAAEVVARWEEERLSLLEDKAEAELGLGEHDRLVPELRDLLTAAPFRERVCGLLMTALARAGRVAEALDVYAGWRRRLVDELGVEPSPSIRSLQCEILSDGQGMTAREYPAYQEPAVPSQLPPGIPDFVGRDALIADLLAELRRDDGRDTLPVVLLTGAGGIGKSSLAIRLAHQVADDYPDGRLFAALRGTTDEPRTPEAVLTGFLRAFGVPADGIPADVDDRACLFRSLVHDRRVLLVLDDAAGEAQLRPLLPAGGGCAVIVTSRFVLAGLELGRQVPVDVLSLADAEALLAKLTDTDEDPVAAQQVLEHCGGLPLALRIVGSRIGDRTGWRLADVAGELAVERRRLDWLCAGDLAVRGSLSLGYQQLEPDRQRLFRRLGLLPPADFPAWAAALADDGEPETTSRALEDLRHRNMVQPAPRATGAPRYRVHDLLRAFAVEEVAVEPEQVRAEATERVLGGWLWLAEKAADRLSRSVLRPEPGTAVRTSLDEGLVAEPLSWFRDEVPALEAAVSHAADAGLGELAWELAVVAASYFDHSGLYAEWSRCHRCALTAARASGCARGEAALLRGIGQIHLYRDDFRTAREALTESCRISDRIGDRAGRARALTGLCVLARAAGRPETSRATGRRALALFREIGDVLGMAHAHTSYAVASTDLGLLDEAEAELDEAGRLCAELNDPHRTALVLRRRGELHLRRGDRRGAMSCLCRALELLDSLSDEICASRVRLDLARIRARSSDRPPSGKVLIRT
- a CDS encoding peptidase inhibitor family I36 protein; its protein translation is MRTLRFVSATLGAAAIATALAAAPASAATEGPATLRAAGIDAAKLAPGWKVTGDQVVWNGGETTLSLSPSAASNCQANFVCLYEHRDFGGRRLQFRDPGLKNLVDYGFNDQMSSWHNRRSVDARWYYNIGSGTSRCMQANSQSSYVGNADNDQASSLRIYTSASAC
- a CDS encoding DmpA family aminopeptidase; protein product: MTRARDLGVPLPGRTGEHNALTDVPGVEIGFTTLVEGESVRTGVTAVLPRGREDFAVPCAAGTYALNGNGEMTGTAWLAETGSLTLPVLITSTHAVGACHRGTIDWVVRERPDVAAEWLLPVVAETWDGYLNDSTAPTIHSGHAIAAIDAARPGPVGEGSVGGGTGMTCYGFKGGTGTASRVVSYGDDEYTVGALVQANFGSRRELTVAGEHVGAELGADNPMEETWAAPSGAGSVIVIIGTDAPLLPGQCTSLARRVPLGLARTGTAGSHFSGDLFLAFSTANPGALTSRFPRTDEAEYESMRFVPWGRLDPFFEAVVQATEEAVLNALFANEEMTGHRGRRVPALPTGRWSRS